The Chryseobacterium phocaeense genome includes the window ATTTAGCAGATCAGGCAGATTCTTGCTATTTATTAATAAAACTTAAAAGTTAAGACTATTTAATGTTTTAGAATAAACTCAGGTTATATTGCTTCACCAGATCTAAAATCATATGATATCCCGCTGAGGAATTCCCATGCTGATCTAAAGCCGGACTGAAGACGCCTATTCCCATTTTGCCCGGGACACTAACTGTAATTCCGCCTCCGACACCGGATTTGCTCGGCAAACCAACCGTTCTGGCATATTCACCGCTGAACTCGTACATTCCGGCAATAAGCATCTGGGATTGTATCAGCCTGGCAAGTTCTGCATTTTTATATGTGGAATCCCCATCAAAACGGACACACTGATTGGCAAAGAAATACCCTATTTTAGCCAGATCTTCTGCAGTAACCTCAATGGAGCACTGTTTGAAATAATTATCCAGCTGCTCTTCATTTCCGGAAATCAGTCCGTTATTTTTCATGAGATAAAACATCCCGCGGTTACGGTGCCCTGTAGCCTTTTCAGATTCAAAGACGGACTTACTGTAATCCAACGCCTGGTTTTTGGTGATATAGCGGACCATAGCAAGGATTTTAAGAAACGGCTTTTCGTCTTCTCCGGAAATTAAAGACGTGGTATAAATTGCTCCCGCATTCATCATGGGATTAAGCGGCTTTCCCGTAGTTTCCAGGTTTGAAAAATGATTAAAAGGCTGGTCTGTCCCGAAATATCCCATTTTATCAAAAACAGCGGCCTCTCCTTTTTCTTTCACGGCAATCATGAGTGCAATAATTTTGGAAATGCTCTGCATGGTAAATTTCTTGCGGGTATCGCCTGTATTATAGATTTTACCGTCTTTAGCCACCACGGAAAAAGCGATAGCCTTTGCGTCCATTTTCCCAAGCTCAGGAATATAATCTGCAACCTTACCCTGGGTGTAATAGGTTCTGTTTTTCTCCAGAATACCGCTTAATACCTTTTCTGAAATTGGTGCAATGTCAACTGTTTTCTGAGCATACGCTACTGTATTGAGGGAAAGAAAAGCTGCAATGAAAATTCCTTTTGCAGATAACAGGAAACTGGAATTGGCCATCTGGAGTATCTTCGAAATAAATTATTATTATAAACCTTGAGAAAACAAAGATAAAGTATTTCACCGGCTGACAACAAACCTCCGGGGAAATATCAGCTTTACATATGTGGTGAAAAGTAAGCAAAACTCTGCAGACAAAATATGCTCAGCAACCATTCCTTAATATTTATATTTTTTTGTGTAAAAACACAGGACTGAAAGGGCTTCCAAAAGATTAGGTATTTCTACTCAAATTCATAATTGGTCATTTCTACTCTAGCACAAAAACCGCCTTATTTGTTCCTTTGAAATACCCTAATGTGGTACCTGAAAAACTAATTAACCCAAATACATTCAATATGGAAACTACCAATGTAAATGCCAACTCATCCGGCCAGCTTCAACTGGGAGGAGGTGCCCAGTTCTGGGTATATCTTTCTCCCCAAAACGACACCGCTAAAATGATTTCAACATGGCGTGTCACTTTTTATCAGGGAGACTGGAGTGATTCTATTTCCAGCGAAAATCCTACGAAACAGATTCAGACCCCCAACCTTTCGGGAATCTTTGATATCAGGGTGGAATTATTAAGCGGCTCCACTGGTACGTGGAGACAGATCCCTCCACAGCAGGGAAGTTATAACGAAATAGGCTGCAATTCCAACTGTGCTTCTATGGTAGGGATTGTGGCAGACAGCACCAACCCTCCTCCGGGAGCTATTAATGCTCATTTCTGGACTACATGGGACGCAATGTGTAAAGCACAGTAATCCCAAAAACCTTCTTTAACATCAGATTACCGGCCTTTTTTGCAAGTATGGAATTATGATTTAAGATTCCTGCATTTAAATCTTAAAAAGGCCGGTACTCATGACCTGTATTTTGTGTGTATTCACATTCAATAACCTAAAAAACTATTAACAAATCAACCATGAAAACTGAAAACTACGACGTCATTGTCATAGGCGGGGGAGCTATAGGCTTAGCTACGGCCTATCATCTCGGCAAAAGGAAAGCAAAAACCCTGGTTCTGGAACAGTTTACTTTCGTGAACCAACTGGGAAGTTCTGCGGGAGTTTCCCGACAATTCCGGATTCCCTATCCTGATGAATATATGGTTCAAATGGCCCTGGATGCCCAACCGTATTGGGATGAACTGGAAAAAGAGACCGGAACCTCACTGCTTGACAAAGTAGGAACCTTATGGTTTGGAGATCCTGCCGTGCACTCCACCGAAGGGAATATAGCCCAGGCAGAACAGGCATTAAAAGCCCTGAATGTCCCCTACACTACCCTGACCGCAAAAGAAATTGAAGAACAATATCATTTCAAAAATTTACCTGAAACCTATACCGGACTTTTCCAGGCAGACGGAGCAAGTATTAATTTCAAACTTACCATTGAAACGCTTTTAAACCTCTGCAGGAAAGAAGAGACCGTTCATCTGGAAGAAAATTCGCCCGTTCTTGAAATCAAACAGATGGGTAAGCTTTTCGAGATCACTACTCCCAACGGGATTTATATCAGTGAAAAACTGGCCATTATTCCGGGACCTTATATCAACAGTGTAATCAATTTGCTGGATTTTAAAATAGAAGCTACGTACTGGAATATGTCTTCAGCCTATTTCAAAAAGACGGATCCGAACATACAGTATCCTACCTGGTTTGTGTTCCAGAATGCAGAGGGTGAAAACGGCAATCAGTTTTATGGTTTCCCTTCCGTGGACTGGGATCATCCGGAATACATCCGTGTAGCGCCGGACTTTGTGATTGATCCTTTGGAAGAACCATCCGACAGAACCTTAATTCCGAATCCACAGGAGCTTGGCTATACTTCAGACTGGGTGCAAAACCATATGACCGGACTGGCCACAGAACCTGAATATACTTCCACCTGTCTT containing:
- the glsA gene encoding glutaminase A; translated protein: MANSSFLLSAKGIFIAAFLSLNTVAYAQKTVDIAPISEKVLSGILEKNRTYYTQGKVADYIPELGKMDAKAIAFSVVAKDGKIYNTGDTRKKFTMQSISKIIALMIAVKEKGEAAVFDKMGYFGTDQPFNHFSNLETTGKPLNPMMNAGAIYTTSLISGEDEKPFLKILAMVRYITKNQALDYSKSVFESEKATGHRNRGMFYLMKNNGLISGNEEQLDNYFKQCSIEVTAEDLAKIGYFFANQCVRFDGDSTYKNAELARLIQSQMLIAGMYEFSGEYARTVGLPSKSGVGGGITVSVPGKMGIGVFSPALDQHGNSSAGYHMILDLVKQYNLSLF
- a CDS encoding FAD-dependent oxidoreductase; the protein is MKTENYDVIVIGGGAIGLATAYHLGKRKAKTLVLEQFTFVNQLGSSAGVSRQFRIPYPDEYMVQMALDAQPYWDELEKETGTSLLDKVGTLWFGDPAVHSTEGNIAQAEQALKALNVPYTTLTAKEIEEQYHFKNLPETYTGLFQADGASINFKLTIETLLNLCRKEETVHLEENSPVLEIKQMGKLFEITTPNGIYISEKLAIIPGPYINSVINLLDFKIEATYWNMSSAYFKKTDPNIQYPTWFVFQNAEGENGNQFYGFPSVDWDHPEYIRVAPDFVIDPLEEPSDRTLIPNPQELGYTSDWVQNHMTGLATEPEYTSTCLIALSKIPNKELLIDFAPNYVPNHKNIVVYATGWAAKFTPFLGKIMSDLALDGHTDFDISPFQLGRKYFKSL